A DNA window from Nitrospirota bacterium contains the following coding sequences:
- a CDS encoding methyltransferase domain-containing protein, whose product MDPYSRDQLLSFYNFHLKKFGDRPEALRWTPQGQLKRYRTLADIAPARDLNNATVLDYGCGTGDFYKFLKRRGISVQYTGVDINENFITLAKKKYPECEFHVMNADDDPLEGFYDYIFICGVFNLQVPGVDEDMKNALVTLFGHCNKGLALNALSSHTPVKDPELHFTSPEEMVKFSIENLSPFIALRHDLIQNDFTLYVYTSLNEIEL is encoded by the coding sequence ATGGACCCCTATTCCAGAGACCAGCTGCTGTCATTCTATAATTTTCACCTGAAAAAGTTCGGCGACAGGCCCGAGGCGCTCCGCTGGACGCCGCAAGGCCAGCTCAAGCGATACCGGACGCTCGCGGACATCGCACCCGCACGGGACCTGAACAACGCAACGGTGCTCGACTACGGGTGCGGGACCGGGGACTTTTACAAATTCCTGAAGCGTCGCGGCATCTCCGTACAGTATACCGGCGTGGACATCAACGAAAACTTCATCACCCTGGCGAAAAAAAAGTACCCCGAGTGCGAATTCCATGTCATGAACGCGGACGACGACCCGTTGGAAGGGTTCTATGACTATATCTTCATCTGCGGCGTGTTCAATCTGCAGGTCCCCGGTGTCGACGAAGACATGAAGAACGCCCTGGTCACGCTCTTTGGACATTGCAATAAGGGCCTGGCGCTGAACGCCCTCTCGTCGCATACGCCCGTCAAAGACCCCGAACTCCACTTCACCTCCCCCGAAGAGATGGTGAAGTTCTCCATCGAAAACCTGTCACCCTTCATCGCCCTCCGGCACGACCTGATACAGAACGACTTTACCCTCTATGT
- a CDS encoding Flp family type IVb pilin codes for MKKLMEKVKGFMKNEEGQGLVEYALIIALIALVVIAALRILGGSVNTKYTEINTQLTATQ; via the coding sequence ATGAAGAAATTAATGGAGAAGGTAAAAGGATTTATGAAGAATGAGGAGGGACAGGGACTGGTGGAGTATGCGTTGATTATCGCTTTAATAGCGCTTGTTGTAATAGCAGCCCTGAGGATATTGGGTGGGAGTGTTAATACTAAATATACGGAAATTAATACTCAACTCACTGCAACTCAGTAG
- a CDS encoding A24 family peptidase: protein MKINANAILIVVIIIAAIFDYRFKKVPNIITFPAMAAGIFMAFMENGFIGISVSIVGLFIGMALLYLPYAAGGMGAGDVKLLGAIGAIKGPWFVFITFLAMAIIGGLMAIFRIAFVLKRADMRTLGESVRTAYYTRSLSALEISEYARKEKIPYALAISAGAAVSMMLV from the coding sequence ATGAAAATAAACGCGAATGCGATATTGATAGTTGTAATAATTATTGCGGCCATCTTTGATTATAGATTTAAAAAGGTCCCGAATATTATTACTTTTCCAGCTATGGCGGCAGGGATATTCATGGCTTTCATGGAGAACGGTTTTATAGGAATTTCGGTTTCAATAGTGGGGCTTTTTATCGGGATGGCACTGCTCTATCTCCCGTATGCCGCAGGCGGGATGGGGGCGGGAGATGTGAAACTGTTGGGGGCCATAGGCGCTATCAAAGGACCGTGGTTCGTCTTTATCACATTCCTTGCAATGGCAATAATAGGCGGGCTCATGGCTATCTTCAGGATAGCTTTTGTATTGAAGAGGGCTGATATGAGGACATTAGGCGAGTCTGTCAGGACCGCTTACTATACCCGGAGCTTATCGGCCCTGGAAATTTCTGAGTATGCGAGGAAGGAAAAGATTCCCTATGCATTGGCAATTTCAGCAGGGGCAGCGGTGTCAATGATGTTGGTTTAG
- a CDS encoding pilus assembly protein, producing the protein MKDLLSTLKNEKGQSAVEFALVAILLFLLVFGIMEFGRAWYRADLLKGAANIAARSYAVTKDTSKALSAAQTVIPTLSLASVIIDTTIPDQVTVTVTEPFIPVVPVLLPMLKNITLTRTATYRME; encoded by the coding sequence ATGAAAGACTTACTCTCAACATTGAAAAATGAAAAGGGCCAGAGCGCGGTGGAATTTGCTCTTGTAGCCATACTGCTGTTCCTTTTGGTTTTCGGCATCATGGAATTCGGCAGGGCATGGTACAGGGCGGACCTTCTTAAGGGGGCTGCCAACATTGCGGCGAGGAGCTATGCCGTGACAAAGGATACTAGTAAAGCATTAAGTGCAGCCCAGACAGTAATACCGACGTTGTCGTTGGCTAGCGTCATAATAGATACTACGATTCCAGACCAGGTGACCGTTACGGTCACGGAACCGTTCATACCTGTGGTCCCCGTTTTGCTTCCGATGCTGAAAAACATAACGCTAACGAGGACAGCAACGTACCGTATGGAGTAA
- the cpaB gene encoding Flp pilus assembly protein CpaB, giving the protein MDRRRMLIVVLIVAIVLAGIATFSIWSYLQSKQQEVASAKVDLMEVVAASENIPLGSTLEQRQLKKVLWPRANVPPGYFQDPGLLVGRTVVSNIFTGEPLMEAKLASGDSRSGVMAYIIPEGHRAMAVAVNDVAGVAGFVLPNSTVDVIVTTTSPQGQRISKIVLQNLRVLAVGQKMEEKEGKAIQVPTVTVSITPEEAERLALASNVGTLQLLLRGAKDNTPASTRGASTANLLSGSSRPAAAGRGTKAVSVQENEEVNITLIKSGKDGTQRTQERLVEENGFWRRSEVSK; this is encoded by the coding sequence ATGGACCGACGGAGAATGTTAATAGTGGTACTGATCGTAGCTATTGTGCTTGCCGGCATAGCTACTTTTTCTATCTGGAGCTATCTTCAGTCCAAGCAGCAGGAGGTGGCAAGTGCGAAGGTAGATCTGATGGAGGTTGTGGCGGCGTCTGAAAATATCCCCCTTGGTTCAACCCTTGAGCAGAGGCAATTAAAAAAAGTCCTATGGCCCAGGGCTAACGTCCCGCCAGGGTACTTCCAGGACCCGGGTCTGCTGGTCGGAAGGACGGTTGTGAGCAATATCTTCACGGGAGAACCTCTGATGGAGGCAAAGCTTGCTTCCGGCGATTCCCGGTCAGGCGTCATGGCATACATCATTCCGGAAGGTCACCGGGCCATGGCGGTCGCGGTGAACGACGTGGCAGGAGTGGCGGGTTTCGTCCTCCCCAATAGCACGGTTGATGTTATCGTTACCACCACATCACCCCAGGGACAGCGAATCAGCAAGATCGTTCTTCAAAACCTGAGGGTTCTGGCCGTGGGGCAGAAGATGGAGGAAAAAGAAGGGAAGGCCATTCAGGTCCCGACCGTCACTGTTTCCATTACTCCGGAGGAGGCTGAAAGATTGGCCCTGGCAAGTAATGTCGGGACCCTGCAACTCCTTTTACGCGGCGCAAAGGACAATACCCCTGCATCAACAAGAGGCGCTTCGACTGCCAACCTGCTGAGCGGCAGCAGTCGGCCTGCCGCGGCTGGCCGCGGGACCAAAGCCGTATCTGTTCAGGAAAATGAAGAAGTGAATATCACCTTGATAAAATCCGGCAAGGACGGGACACAGCGGACCCAGGAAAGGCTTGTTGAAGAGAACGGCTTCTGGAGAAGAAGCGAGGTGTCAAAATGA
- a CDS encoding pilus assembly protein N-terminal domain-containing protein encodes MAARQTFNYVKWLKTVFSTGALVIFLSGQSSAEAPAINVAVETGQSQILTVGTDIRKAAISNREIADIETITPRQLLIIGKNPGSTNLIIWDAAGQHTFFNLDVAAHQHQQVVLQVKVAEVGRSALRDLGINFSALGKDWGGASFSGGNFAAPRTVGATSGSAIGDVVSPGLTLGSEVTAALVQYPSNINVMIKALDKKGLFKTLAEPNLVVKSGEKGKFIAGQKIPFSMSAVGATGGSTSDIRFEEVGVKLDFAPTVLRDGYINLKIDPVEVSTIDPSTPTVLSQGQFPIINKRSTSTVVDLKEGESLVLAGLISSDASRAISKFPLLGDIPIIGALFRSKNFQNRETELIVIITPFLKKPLGKGEEPDLKAMTTITPGEENKMRWIPLLPDMSEDVVKEEK; translated from the coding sequence ATGGCGGCGAGGCAAACATTCAACTATGTCAAGTGGCTGAAAACCGTGTTCTCGACAGGGGCGCTTGTCATCTTCTTGTCCGGTCAGTCTTCGGCCGAAGCCCCGGCTATAAATGTTGCCGTGGAAACAGGGCAGTCCCAGATACTGACAGTCGGGACCGATATAAGAAAGGCGGCCATCAGCAACAGGGAAATAGCGGATATCGAGACAATAACTCCCCGGCAGTTGTTGATCATCGGGAAAAATCCCGGCAGTACAAATCTCATTATATGGGACGCCGCGGGTCAGCATACCTTCTTTAATCTGGACGTGGCCGCCCACCAGCACCAGCAGGTTGTGCTGCAGGTGAAGGTGGCCGAGGTAGGCAGGTCCGCCCTGAGAGATCTCGGCATAAACTTCAGCGCTCTTGGCAAGGACTGGGGCGGGGCCAGCTTCTCCGGTGGAAATTTTGCGGCTCCGAGAACGGTGGGAGCAACCTCTGGTTCGGCTATAGGTGATGTTGTCAGCCCGGGACTTACGTTGGGTTCTGAAGTAACAGCGGCCCTCGTTCAATACCCGTCAAATATTAATGTAATGATAAAGGCACTGGACAAGAAAGGGCTTTTCAAGACCCTGGCAGAACCAAATCTGGTAGTTAAGAGCGGTGAAAAGGGGAAATTTATTGCCGGCCAGAAGATACCTTTTTCTATGTCGGCTGTTGGTGCCACCGGTGGAAGCACATCCGATATTCGGTTTGAGGAGGTTGGTGTGAAGTTGGATTTTGCACCGACAGTCCTCAGGGACGGATATATAAATCTGAAGATCGATCCCGTGGAGGTGAGTACCATAGATCCTTCAACTCCGACGGTGCTTTCACAGGGACAGTTCCCGATTATCAATAAACGTTCCACCAGCACCGTGGTGGACCTGAAAGAGGGTGAAAGCCTGGTCCTTGCGGGATTAATATCAAGTGACGCCAGCAGGGCAATATCCAAGTTCCCGTTGCTCGGTGACATACCGATCATCGGCGCTCTTTTCAGGAGCAAGAATTTTCAGAACCGTGAGACTGAGCTTATCGTGATCATCACCCCATTCCTCAAAAAACCCCTTGGCAAGGGTGAGGAGCCGGATCTTAAGGCGATGACGACCATAACACCCGGCGAAGAGAACAAGATGCGCTGGATTCCCTTACTGCCGGATATGAGCGAAGATGTTGTTAAGGAAGAGAAGTAA
- a CDS encoding pilus assembly protein TadG-related protein yields MVNPKNNRGQILVLVALSLIVLLGFAALAIDIGYFYHTKNQLQGAADAAALAGAAKLDIYSTPTSIAPRAEALKYANLNSASGSPVQLIIDYNSNALSSSNDITLGSWVSNMFDPEGTPVNAVRVKARKTDKDTAGFPRLFGKIFDSTNQNISAEAIATVQILKKPTIALCDSICGTTTPLTSTPPGTQFCISNGACPSGLPRTAWTGWEAGHGASHISDYWKGEGDVTNKNLPAQQYCEKHIDTNNGEVASVFDTVSDIVLTGSMTYLVNGVDVIGYKVLIPVFSECADPGSPSGYHPITKLTVGIFTKVEKSGSDAYFYIVGAENADPGYSVFTCYECGTPEGSKLESTAVRLVK; encoded by the coding sequence ATGGTTAATCCAAAAAATAATAGAGGTCAGATACTGGTCCTTGTGGCCCTTTCCCTGATCGTTCTGCTGGGCTTTGCCGCTCTGGCCATTGATATTGGTTATTTCTACCACACAAAAAACCAGCTCCAGGGCGCGGCGGATGCGGCGGCATTGGCGGGGGCCGCCAAGCTGGATATATATAGTACTCCAACTTCAATAGCTCCAAGGGCAGAGGCCCTCAAATACGCCAATTTAAACAGCGCATCTGGAAGCCCGGTTCAGTTAATTATTGATTATAACAGCAATGCATTATCCAGTAGCAATGATATTACTCTTGGTTCTTGGGTTTCAAATATGTTTGACCCGGAAGGAACACCCGTAAATGCTGTACGGGTGAAGGCGCGAAAGACAGATAAGGATACTGCCGGTTTCCCGAGGCTTTTTGGCAAGATATTCGACAGCACAAATCAAAACATAAGCGCCGAAGCTATCGCCACGGTCCAGATCCTAAAGAAACCGACCATCGCCCTATGCGATAGCATCTGCGGAACCACGACGCCGCTCACGAGTACCCCGCCGGGTACACAATTTTGTATATCAAATGGCGCGTGCCCCTCTGGCTTGCCGCGCACCGCATGGACAGGATGGGAGGCAGGACACGGCGCTTCGCACATAAGCGATTACTGGAAAGGGGAAGGTGATGTTACGAACAAGAACTTGCCTGCACAACAGTATTGTGAAAAGCATATTGATACAAACAATGGTGAAGTTGCCTCGGTATTCGATACGGTAAGCGACATCGTTTTAACAGGCAGCATGACTTACCTGGTCAATGGAGTAGATGTGATAGGGTATAAGGTCCTGATTCCGGTCTTTTCCGAGTGTGCCGATCCCGGAAGTCCAAGCGGCTATCATCCCATTACAAAGCTGACCGTAGGTATATTCACCAAAGTTGAAAAAAGTGGTAGTGATGCCTATTTTTATATTGTCGGAGCAGAAAACGCAGACCCGGGTTATTCGGTTTTTACTTGTTATGAGTGCGGCACACCTGAAGGAAGCAAATTGGAATCCACGGCGGTCCGACTGGTGAAATAG
- a CDS encoding AAA family ATPase codes for MSHLSALIIDRDSTSMEVIAGYLKGMDIDQVLRASDLKSGDVMLSHRRPTVALLVIVEMKLSDKGNILAFVESVKKKYPLTSVFITCDEKESDLILETMRAGADDYLPRPVNKLELARAIEKVTRQVLVSRSAPEPGAVEGKTISVLGSKDGYGKTTVAVNLAACMALRKDRPVMIIDLDLQGGDVSTFLNIQPNYTIADVARNVNRIDANYVRGAMYRHESGLYMLAEPKNVSEVEEITAPKIKAVLNLLKGMGGYIVVDGGYSFDERALTVMDMSDMIILVGVLTLPAIRTIQKSLSVFRDLGYGKDKVKLIINRNGANEDIKADYAEKALNYPISWLIPNEYQTVVTSINRGIPLVTLAPASNITKSIEDIVRGINKSFYPQLVEEGKEEKKSLFKNFFKKD; via the coding sequence ATGTCTCATCTCTCAGCGCTGATAATAGACCGGGACTCAACATCCATGGAGGTGATCGCAGGATACCTGAAAGGCATGGATATCGATCAGGTACTGAGGGCATCGGATCTGAAATCAGGCGACGTGATGCTTTCCCATCGCAGGCCGACTGTTGCGCTTCTGGTCATTGTGGAGATGAAGCTGTCCGATAAAGGCAATATCCTCGCATTTGTAGAGAGCGTAAAGAAAAAATATCCTCTCACCTCAGTTTTTATCACGTGCGATGAAAAAGAGTCGGACCTTATCCTCGAAACCATGCGCGCGGGAGCGGATGATTACCTGCCGAGACCCGTCAACAAGCTCGAACTTGCCAGGGCCATCGAGAAGGTGACCCGGCAGGTCCTTGTCAGCAGGTCTGCCCCCGAACCCGGGGCGGTGGAAGGAAAGACGATCTCCGTATTGGGCAGTAAGGACGGGTACGGCAAAACCACTGTGGCGGTGAATCTGGCGGCCTGCATGGCGCTGCGGAAAGACCGGCCGGTGATGATCATCGATCTGGACCTGCAGGGAGGCGACGTTTCGACCTTCCTCAATATACAACCCAACTACACCATAGCGGATGTCGCAAGGAACGTGAACAGGATCGACGCCAATTACGTTAGAGGCGCCATGTACAGGCATGAATCAGGCCTGTATATGCTCGCCGAGCCCAAGAATGTTTCAGAGGTTGAAGAGATCACCGCGCCGAAGATAAAGGCGGTGCTGAACCTCCTTAAGGGGATGGGCGGGTATATCGTTGTGGATGGCGGATATTCCTTTGATGAACGGGCACTGACGGTCATGGATATGTCCGATATGATAATACTGGTGGGGGTCCTGACCCTCCCGGCCATCCGTACTATTCAGAAGAGCCTTTCGGTTTTCCGCGACCTGGGTTACGGAAAGGACAAGGTAAAGCTGATCATAAACAGGAATGGGGCGAACGAGGACATCAAGGCGGATTATGCGGAGAAGGCGTTAAATTATCCGATCTCATGGCTGATCCCGAACGAATACCAAACCGTGGTTACCTCCATAAACCGGGGCATCCCGCTGGTGACCCTTGCCCCGGCGTCCAATATAACCAAAAGCATAGAGGACATTGTCAGGGGCATAAATAAGTCGTTTTATCCGCAGTTGGTTGAAGAAGGAAAAGAAGAAAAAAAGTCATTGTTCAAGAACTTTTTTAAAAAAGACTAA
- a CDS encoding CpaF family protein has protein sequence MSLKDRLMGIKRSEDTAREAAKKEDGSSTLILKRPVQTDPYQELKARIHRKLVERLDLSALNDIGRDRLEEEIKLITEDLINEEGVPLSGTDRDRLLMEILHETLGLGPLEPLLHDMDITDILVNGPGSVYIEKFGKLEKTNTVFRNDAHLMQIIDRIISKVGRRIDEASPYVDARLPDGSRVNAIIPPIALDGPSISIRRFGKEYLTMSDLLSFGSLSPQAAEVLTGAVKARINMIISGGTGSGKTTMLNILSEGIPSRERIVTIEDSAELHLKQDHVVRLETRPPNIEGRGEVTQRNLVKNSLRMRPDRIIVGEVRGEEALDMLQAMNTGHDGSISTVHANSPRDALSRLETMVLMAGMDLPQRAIREQIASAIGIVVQLARLSDGARKVVGVSEIVGMEGDVISMQEIFHYHISGVNEEGKVLGEFKSNGIWPKFADRLAKAGIHLSPKTFEI, from the coding sequence ATGAGTCTAAAAGATCGCCTGATGGGGATTAAGAGGTCGGAGGATACAGCCAGAGAAGCCGCGAAAAAAGAAGATGGCTCCTCCACTCTGATATTGAAAAGGCCTGTTCAGACGGACCCGTACCAGGAGCTGAAGGCAAGGATCCACAGAAAGCTGGTGGAAAGGCTGGACCTTTCCGCTTTGAACGATATCGGCAGGGACAGGCTTGAAGAGGAGATAAAACTTATAACCGAGGACCTGATCAATGAGGAGGGCGTTCCCTTGAGCGGGACGGACAGAGATCGCCTGCTTATGGAGATCCTCCATGAGACCCTGGGTCTCGGACCGCTGGAACCTCTCTTGCACGATATGGACATAACCGACATCCTCGTGAACGGACCGGGCAGCGTATATATAGAAAAGTTCGGGAAGCTTGAGAAGACGAACACCGTGTTCAGGAATGACGCGCACCTGATGCAGATCATAGACCGGATCATATCCAAGGTCGGCAGGAGGATCGATGAGGCGTCTCCTTACGTTGACGCGCGGCTGCCCGACGGGTCACGGGTCAACGCCATTATCCCTCCGATTGCCCTGGACGGCCCTTCCATTTCAATACGACGGTTCGGCAAAGAATATCTGACGATGAGCGACCTCCTGTCCTTCGGGTCCCTGAGTCCCCAGGCGGCCGAGGTGTTGACCGGGGCTGTGAAGGCCAGGATCAACATGATTATATCGGGCGGCACCGGGAGCGGCAAGACCACCATGCTGAATATCCTGTCCGAAGGCATCCCGAGCAGGGAGAGGATCGTAACCATTGAAGACTCGGCTGAATTGCATCTGAAGCAGGACCACGTGGTAAGGCTTGAGACGAGGCCGCCCAATATAGAGGGAAGGGGAGAGGTTACGCAGAGAAATCTTGTTAAAAACTCCCTCAGGATGAGGCCCGACAGGATCATCGTGGGCGAGGTCAGGGGTGAAGAGGCGCTGGACATGCTGCAGGCCATGAATACAGGCCATGACGGTTCCATCTCCACGGTCCACGCAAACAGCCCGAGAGACGCCCTCTCCCGTCTGGAGACCATGGTGCTGATGGCCGGGATGGACCTGCCGCAAAGGGCCATACGGGAACAGATCGCTTCGGCCATAGGCATCGTGGTACAGCTTGCCAGGCTGAGCGATGGGGCCAGGAAGGTAGTCGGCGTTTCAGAGATAGTAGGCATGGAGGGGGACGTCATCTCCATGCAGGAGATATTCCACTACCATATATCCGGCGTCAATGAAGAGGGGAAGGTACTGGGCGAATTCAAGTCGAACGGGATCTGGCCCAAGTTCGCGGACAGGCTGGCGAAGGCGGGGATCCATCTCTCGCCAAAGACATTCGAGATCTAG
- a CDS encoding type II secretion system F family protein, which translates to MNIVVIIILTFMAIATGIISLYLMIGGFRQSSRSAIKARLANMETGHPGSLSMPGLLREELLSEIPAVNRILYKFPVMEKLAVLIEQANVQIKVGQLLFLTLTIGMTGWLTGILINRGVLFTIGLGLFLAAAPYLYIKWRKKQRIIKFEEQFPETLNTIARSLNAGHSFTAAQQYAAQESADPVGTLFTTAIEEQSLGLSHYDSLRRMAYRMDSMDLVFFITAVNIQRVTGGNLVEILRNLSDIIKERLKLKRQVRVYTAQGRFSGYILAALPIVMMFLLNMLNPDYISLLFRETVGHYLLAAAVILQAIGFLFIRKIVNIKI; encoded by the coding sequence ATGAACATAGTTGTGATCATAATTCTCACTTTCATGGCAATCGCGACAGGCATCATCTCCCTTTACTTGATGATTGGCGGATTCAGGCAGTCGTCGAGGTCCGCGATAAAAGCGAGGCTGGCGAATATGGAGACCGGTCATCCCGGGAGCTTGAGCATGCCGGGATTGTTGCGTGAAGAGCTTTTGAGCGAGATCCCCGCCGTGAACAGGATACTGTATAAATTTCCAGTAATGGAGAAGCTTGCTGTCCTTATCGAGCAGGCAAACGTGCAGATAAAAGTGGGGCAATTGCTATTCCTTACCCTTACCATAGGCATGACCGGTTGGCTTACAGGCATTCTTATCAACAGGGGAGTGTTATTTACCATCGGCCTGGGTCTCTTTCTGGCCGCAGCGCCGTACCTGTACATAAAATGGCGCAAAAAGCAGAGGATCATCAAATTTGAGGAACAGTTCCCGGAAACCCTGAATACCATTGCCAGGTCTCTCAATGCAGGGCACTCTTTTACCGCTGCCCAGCAATACGCCGCGCAGGAGTCGGCTGACCCTGTCGGCACCCTCTTTACCACCGCCATCGAGGAACAATCTTTAGGCCTCAGTCACTATGACTCTCTGAGAAGGATGGCTTACCGGATGGACAGCATGGATCTGGTCTTCTTCATAACCGCGGTAAACATCCAGAGGGTGACAGGGGGGAACCTGGTGGAGATATTGAGAAACCTTTCCGATATCATTAAGGAGAGGTTGAAGTTAAAGAGGCAGGTGCGGGTATATACCGCGCAAGGACGCTTCTCAGGATATATCCTGGCCGCCCTCCCGATCGTAATGATGTTTCTCCTGAACATGCTGAATCCTGATTATATCAGCCTCCTTTTTCGGGAGACGGTGGGCCATTATCTTTTGGCTGCCGCGGTGATCCTTCAGGCCATAGGTTTTCTGTTCATACGAAAGATAGTAAATATCAAGATATAG
- a CDS encoding type II secretion system F family protein, translating into MSVYILLLLFVSIVGIIWSIALLMPGRKDVVAERLEQMKTSRPLPKKKEGLSLLKYIVKFIADISPSPREKQKSRYRTLLTHAGFRQEQSLMFCYGLKLILTAALPLLFLSIGFRFFDFNMGVVATVLLAVVGFLIVDGYLAYKARTRQEEIFHNMPDVLDLLAIIVEAGMGIDSAIRKVSEEQVLAKTPLALELKQIVSEIGVGLPRTDAFRNLYTRTGLQDIKSFTDMMIQSEKFGTSLAQALKAFSEGLRTRRRQLAEEAAAKTTIKLVFPLVLCIFPALFIVILGPAVISIFKAF; encoded by the coding sequence ATGTCTGTCTATATATTATTACTGTTATTTGTCAGCATCGTGGGGATCATATGGTCCATTGCCCTTCTTATGCCGGGCAGAAAAGATGTGGTGGCCGAGCGTTTGGAGCAGATGAAAACTTCCCGGCCGCTTCCGAAGAAAAAAGAAGGATTGTCGTTATTGAAGTATATCGTCAAGTTTATTGCCGACATTTCACCTTCTCCAAGGGAGAAGCAGAAGTCCCGCTATCGCACTCTCCTTACTCATGCCGGTTTCAGGCAGGAACAGAGCTTGATGTTTTGTTACGGTCTTAAGCTGATCCTTACCGCAGCCTTGCCCCTGCTCTTCCTGTCAATTGGTTTCAGATTTTTTGATTTTAATATGGGAGTTGTAGCGACCGTGCTTCTTGCCGTTGTGGGCTTCCTTATCGTTGACGGCTATCTTGCTTATAAGGCCCGAACGAGGCAGGAGGAGATATTCCATAACATGCCGGATGTGCTGGACCTTCTTGCGATCATCGTGGAGGCCGGCATGGGGATCGACTCGGCCATAAGGAAGGTGAGCGAAGAGCAGGTCCTTGCAAAGACCCCCCTTGCCCTGGAGTTAAAGCAGATAGTCAGCGAGATCGGGGTAGGCCTGCCGAGGACCGATGCCTTCAGGAACCTTTACACCAGGACGGGATTGCAGGATATAAAGTCATTTACCGATATGATGATCCAGTCGGAGAAGTTCGGAACAAGCCTGGCTCAGGCCCTCAAGGCTTTTTCCGAAGGCCTGCGCACGAGAAGGAGGCAGCTTGCGGAGGAAGCGGCGGCAAAGACAACGATAAAGCTGGTGTTCCCTCTGGTCTTATGCATCTTTCCCGCCCTCTTTATCGTGATCCTCGGCCCCGCCGTGATATCTATATTCAAGGCGTTTTGA
- a CDS encoding DUF192 domain-containing protein, with protein sequence MVRALNVSKETIIASDLKEAAGFLPRLLGLIGRDSLEENEGLWMARCRAIHTFWMRFPLDVVFLDRDGIVKKTVKGLRPFRPVVSCRHAQGVLELPEGTIERARIQIGDRVKII encoded by the coding sequence GTGGTGAGGGCGCTCAATGTTTCAAAGGAAACCATCATAGCCTCTGACTTGAAAGAGGCGGCTGGTTTTCTCCCGAGGCTTCTGGGGCTTATTGGACGGGACAGCCTGGAGGAAAATGAAGGCCTGTGGATGGCCCGATGCAGGGCCATCCATACATTTTGGATGAGGTTTCCCCTGGACGTGGTTTTCCTGGACAGGGACGGAATCGTAAAAAAAACAGTAAAGGGTCTGCGCCCTTTCCGTCCTGTGGTCTCATGCCGGCATGCGCAGGGCGTCCTTGAGTTGCCCGAAGGGACCATTGAAAGGGCACGAATCCAGATAGGAGACAGGGTAAAAATAATCTGA